Proteins encoded together in one Spartinivicinus poritis window:
- a CDS encoding Hsp20 family protein: protein MRNNHDFSPFYRSAIGFDRLFSLLDNASRTEQNQPAYPPYNIELIEENKYQISMAVAGFSQDELHIEVEQNTLSVSGKKQTETNKKTFLYQGIAARNFERRFQLADHVKVITARLENGLLHIELEREVPETMKPRKVAIESTESKPFLTEAKAS, encoded by the coding sequence ATGCGTAACAATCATGACTTTTCACCTTTCTACCGCTCTGCAATTGGTTTTGATCGGCTCTTTTCTTTGTTAGATAACGCCTCTAGAACAGAGCAAAACCAACCAGCTTATCCACCTTACAATATTGAGTTAATTGAAGAGAATAAGTATCAAATATCCATGGCTGTGGCTGGATTCAGCCAAGATGAATTACATATAGAAGTCGAGCAAAATACGCTTAGTGTTTCAGGCAAAAAACAGACTGAAACCAATAAGAAAACGTTCCTCTACCAAGGTATTGCAGCCAGAAACTTTGAGAGACGCTTTCAATTAGCTGACCATGTAAAAGTTATTACTGCTCGACTGGAAAATGGGTTATTGCACATCGAGCTGGAACGTGAAGTGCCAGAAACGATGAAACCGAGAAAAGTTGCTATTGAGTCGACTGAAAGCAAGCCTTTTTTAACTGAAGCAAAAGCCTCATAA
- the ppa gene encoding inorganic diphosphatase — translation MSYNDIAPGKDVPNDIYVAIEIPANSNVPVKYEIDKDSDQVFVDRFIATPMFYPANYGYIPQTLADDGDPLDVLVVTPFPVAVGSVIRCRPVGVLNMSDESGEDAKLIAVPHDKLTTLYKDVKEYTDLPELLIKQIEHFFENYKDLEEGKWVKIDNWEGSEAAKQAILDSVKAYKK, via the coding sequence ATGAGCTATAACGACATCGCCCCAGGCAAAGACGTGCCTAACGATATTTACGTCGCCATTGAAATTCCAGCCAACAGCAATGTGCCTGTCAAATATGAGATTGACAAGGATAGTGACCAGGTATTCGTTGATCGTTTTATCGCCACCCCAATGTTCTACCCAGCTAACTACGGCTATATTCCTCAGACACTTGCTGATGATGGCGACCCTCTAGATGTTTTAGTTGTCACCCCATTTCCTGTTGCTGTCGGTTCTGTTATCCGTTGCCGCCCAGTAGGTGTACTGAATATGAGCGATGAAAGCGGTGAAGACGCAAAATTAATTGCAGTTCCTCACGACAAGCTGACTACGCTTTATAAAGATGTCAAAGAGTATACTGACCTTCCTGAGCTACTTATCAAACAAATTGAACACTTTTTTGAAAACTACAAAGATCTTGAAGAAGGTAAGTGGGTAAAAATTGATAACTGGGAAGGTAGCGAAGCTGCCAAACAAGCGATTCTTGACTCCGTAAAAGCGTACAAAAAATAG
- a CDS encoding alpha-2-macroglobulin family protein, whose amino-acid sequence MKSFKLRCITSIFLSLYLLSIYQVVKASNDNVSVYKTIPFQAANISAKLYNGSLSAVITFSTPLDAKQNLNQFVRIIDEKTGQSITGKWILNKTGNTLYFPNLLPEHKYQIFISSALPNIINKTLANPVDKVITTPPLPAHVTFKSNGFILPASLTDGLPVLATNTNDVIVDFYQVKPNKLIEFLKSYGNRQNVYSYQFNRYLNKYIDFAYNGRFDLNTKVNTQTVSYLPISDIPALKKPGVYMAILKETGSQLYSNPSVYFTVSDIALHARRYQKQLAIYASHISSAKPATRVNITIFDKNNKPIRQITTDSDGIATTWMDSNEGALAIASDNQQYSILPLSQAALDLSDFTTGKQISQPQTLFLYSPRDIYRPGETVQISGILRDHDGKALPQMPLSASLQRPDGRIVSNISWHSEAAGYYSFSFSLPADAPTGDWKFVAHTNDNNQHSYKIKVEEFLPEKLTLDLGGNPLKPTVLLASAKDEITFTANAQYLYGAPAAGNKLSAMAQVRPNRHPFSQWQDYHFGLENYREYNHHIDLEDAVLDDQGLYEINLVSEWQQIKSPLAVRFEVSVHESGGRPLTRQRQFNLLPTNQLVGLRPLFGKSGPDYDTQAEFEVISVDDKGQLQPAQNLEVSFYKEERNYHWYFSNDDGWQSEYTAEQVNLLNMPVTTNDNGKTKISLPIEWGHYRVEIKNTASGAISQYNFRTSWRSGETLGNRPDQIKIELNKPHYQTGDEVIATLYAPIKGKGFVSVESDQLLWKQTVEFNPAGTQIKFNLPKNWQQHNIYLSALAVQPGKAAKQGDFPVRAVGLKHLPLDRTQQKLKVTLQSPTKQLPEQTLKVKVNVTDKQQQPAKQAYVTLAAVDVGVLNITNFITPDPHKYFFAPRRYEVDQLDVFNQLMLAAKGVKGSLRYGGDGDLLKGGKKPDTVVKIVSLFSGLVPLNEQGEAEIDLEIPDFNGKLRLMAVAFNEEQFGSTEKEVTIAAPVVTQLGMPRFLANGDQSQLVLDLHNLSDAQQDLTVNLTTTGAIQTETTTESQTIQLADQAKTQLVYAVKAKQMMGQGIINLSINNIKLADQSEPLSINREWRLGTRPAYPAIANKQFAEIAPNQQVSLAPDSFNWLEGTAIGRLALHSMPPLNISSHIDALNAYPYGCLEQTTSGIFPHALIEPDAFQQLGVSTKNAESKIKAVNKGISRILGMQKSNGSFGLWDSHSHEEFWLTAYATDFLMLAQNKGFTVPANAIQNAQNRLRQYVQTRHTLTTYYNDKNQWDASIKAYAGYVLAKANKAPLGSLRNLYQKIADKDFAALTYSHLAAAFKLHGDHQRASEAWEKAKGRLLKDDRYYINYGGRLRDLALSIYLANSLEFNDKANGKLINLLQTLLRNRQYLSTQERNALVMAGYSLLSHKDNWQATITIAGEKIEHQSNQAFYYKLSGDQLAKAISITSQTDKPLYASFYYSGYPIDPPKPMNNGGLEVSRNFYSLDGQPIQLDQLKSGDLVITELVVNSDYYSRDILVVDLLAAGLELENQSLSHSIKLDQIEINGKTIAKWHESVEFNHVEYRDDRFVAAINTTGYAYDSYHIFYLTRAVTPGKYAVPPSLIEDMYLPEKRAIGKTPDKLEIISE is encoded by the coding sequence ATGAAAAGTTTCAAATTAAGGTGTATAACTAGCATTTTTCTCAGCTTATATTTGCTTTCTATATACCAAGTTGTAAAAGCAAGTAATGATAATGTCAGTGTATACAAAACCATTCCTTTTCAGGCTGCTAATATCTCAGCCAAACTTTACAATGGTAGCCTTTCAGCAGTTATCACCTTTAGTACACCGCTTGATGCTAAGCAAAATCTCAACCAGTTTGTACGCATTATTGATGAAAAAACGGGACAATCGATAACAGGCAAGTGGATTCTTAATAAAACAGGTAATACCCTCTATTTTCCAAATCTATTACCAGAGCATAAGTACCAAATATTTATTTCATCTGCACTCCCAAATATTATTAATAAAACCTTAGCTAACCCTGTTGATAAAGTAATTACTACACCACCTTTACCAGCCCATGTTACCTTTAAAAGCAATGGTTTCATCTTACCTGCTAGCTTAACTGATGGTTTACCAGTGTTGGCAACTAATACCAACGATGTCATTGTTGATTTTTATCAAGTTAAACCAAATAAGCTAATTGAGTTTCTTAAAAGTTATGGTAATCGCCAAAATGTCTATAGCTATCAATTTAATCGCTATCTAAACAAATATATTGACTTTGCCTATAACGGTCGCTTTGACTTAAATACGAAAGTTAATACGCAAACTGTATCCTACCTACCCATTAGTGATATTCCTGCTTTAAAGAAGCCTGGTGTTTATATGGCAATATTAAAGGAAACAGGTAGCCAGCTTTACAGTAATCCTAGTGTTTACTTTACAGTGAGTGATATAGCATTACATGCGCGCCGCTATCAAAAACAACTTGCCATTTATGCTAGTCACATCAGTTCAGCCAAGCCAGCCACCCGAGTCAACATTACCATTTTTGATAAAAACAATAAGCCTATCAGACAAATCACTACAGACAGTGATGGTATTGCTACCACCTGGATGGATAGTAATGAAGGGGCATTAGCTATTGCTAGCGATAATCAACAATACAGCATTTTGCCTCTATCTCAAGCTGCATTGGATTTAAGTGACTTTACTACAGGCAAGCAAATCAGTCAGCCTCAAACATTATTTCTTTATTCACCAAGGGATATCTATCGGCCCGGCGAAACCGTGCAAATCAGCGGTATTTTAAGAGACCACGACGGTAAAGCTCTACCTCAAATGCCTTTATCTGCCAGCTTACAGCGACCTGATGGCCGAATTGTGAGTAATATCAGCTGGCATAGTGAAGCCGCTGGTTACTATAGCTTTTCATTTTCTCTACCTGCAGATGCTCCCACAGGAGATTGGAAGTTTGTTGCTCATACTAATGACAACAACCAGCATAGTTATAAAATTAAAGTTGAAGAATTTCTGCCAGAAAAACTAACCTTAGACTTAGGCGGGAATCCTCTTAAGCCAACTGTATTATTAGCGTCGGCTAAAGATGAAATTACCTTTACAGCCAATGCACAATACTTATATGGAGCCCCCGCTGCTGGTAATAAACTATCAGCAATGGCACAAGTACGACCAAACCGCCACCCATTTAGCCAATGGCAGGACTATCATTTTGGCTTGGAAAATTATCGCGAATATAACCACCACATTGACTTAGAAGATGCTGTACTTGATGACCAAGGTCTGTATGAAATCAATTTGGTTTCTGAGTGGCAACAAATAAAATCTCCATTAGCTGTTAGGTTTGAGGTAAGTGTCCATGAGTCTGGAGGACGCCCTCTCACTCGACAGCGTCAATTTAATTTATTGCCCACTAATCAGCTAGTTGGACTTCGACCACTTTTTGGAAAAAGTGGTCCAGATTATGATACCCAAGCCGAGTTTGAAGTCATTAGCGTTGATGACAAAGGACAACTACAACCCGCTCAAAACCTAGAAGTCAGCTTCTACAAAGAAGAGCGTAATTATCACTGGTATTTCAGTAATGATGATGGCTGGCAAAGTGAATATACAGCGGAGCAGGTCAACTTGCTGAATATGCCAGTCACAACCAATGATAATGGTAAAACAAAGATTTCATTACCTATTGAGTGGGGCCATTATCGTGTTGAAATTAAAAATACTGCTAGTGGTGCTATTAGCCAATATAACTTTAGAACCTCTTGGCGAAGTGGCGAGACATTAGGTAATCGACCAGACCAAATTAAGATTGAACTTAATAAACCCCATTACCAAACTGGTGATGAAGTCATTGCCACACTCTATGCACCGATAAAAGGTAAAGGCTTTGTCAGTGTTGAAAGTGACCAATTGTTATGGAAACAAACGGTTGAGTTTAATCCTGCAGGTACCCAGATAAAGTTTAACTTACCCAAAAATTGGCAACAGCATAATATCTACTTATCAGCTCTCGCAGTACAACCAGGCAAAGCTGCTAAACAAGGCGACTTTCCAGTAAGAGCTGTTGGGCTTAAGCATCTTCCTCTGGATCGTACTCAACAAAAGCTCAAGGTAACACTACAAAGCCCAACCAAGCAGCTACCTGAGCAAACACTCAAAGTTAAAGTTAATGTTACTGATAAACAACAGCAACCAGCTAAACAGGCTTACGTTACCTTAGCTGCAGTTGATGTAGGTGTATTAAATATCACCAACTTTATTACTCCAGATCCACACAAATACTTTTTTGCCCCAAGACGATATGAGGTTGATCAACTGGATGTATTCAACCAATTAATGCTAGCGGCCAAAGGGGTGAAAGGCAGTTTACGCTATGGTGGGGATGGCGACTTATTAAAAGGCGGTAAAAAGCCTGATACCGTTGTTAAAATCGTTTCTTTATTTTCTGGATTGGTGCCACTCAATGAACAAGGTGAAGCAGAAATTGATCTGGAGATTCCTGACTTCAATGGCAAGCTTCGTTTAATGGCCGTTGCTTTTAATGAGGAACAATTCGGTTCTACTGAAAAAGAAGTAACTATTGCCGCTCCAGTCGTTACCCAGCTAGGAATGCCACGATTTTTAGCTAATGGAGACCAATCACAACTGGTATTAGACTTACATAACCTGTCAGATGCTCAACAGGATTTAACAGTTAACCTAACCACGACAGGTGCAATTCAAACTGAGACCACAACAGAATCACAAACTATTCAACTGGCTGACCAAGCTAAAACGCAATTAGTTTATGCTGTAAAAGCTAAACAAATGATGGGACAAGGAATTATCAACCTATCAATCAATAATATTAAGCTTGCAGATCAAAGTGAACCTCTTTCTATTAATCGTGAATGGCGATTAGGTACACGCCCTGCTTATCCAGCGATTGCCAATAAGCAATTTGCTGAAATAGCACCTAACCAACAGGTTTCACTTGCCCCAGACAGCTTTAACTGGCTGGAAGGAACAGCTATCGGTCGTTTGGCTTTACATAGCATGCCTCCGTTGAATATATCCTCACATATTGATGCGTTAAACGCTTATCCTTATGGCTGTCTTGAGCAAACTACCAGCGGTATTTTTCCACATGCCCTGATTGAGCCAGATGCTTTCCAACAGCTAGGTGTTTCAACTAAAAATGCCGAAAGTAAAATAAAAGCAGTTAATAAAGGCATTAGTCGTATTTTAGGGATGCAAAAATCCAACGGCAGTTTTGGCCTATGGGATAGCCACAGCCATGAGGAGTTCTGGCTCACCGCTTATGCAACCGACTTCTTAATGCTGGCACAAAACAAAGGCTTTACCGTACCAGCTAATGCTATTCAAAATGCCCAAAACCGGCTGCGCCAGTATGTTCAAACCCGACATACTTTGACTACTTACTATAATGATAAAAACCAGTGGGATGCGAGCATTAAAGCTTATGCTGGATATGTGTTAGCAAAAGCCAATAAAGCACCATTAGGTAGCCTGAGAAATCTTTATCAAAAAATTGCTGACAAGGATTTTGCTGCGCTTACTTACTCTCATTTAGCAGCTGCTTTTAAATTACATGGTGACCATCAACGTGCCAGCGAGGCTTGGGAAAAAGCTAAAGGCCGTTTATTGAAAGATGATAGATACTATATTAACTACGGTGGTCGCTTAAGGGATTTAGCTTTATCTATTTATCTTGCAAATAGCTTGGAATTTAATGATAAAGCCAATGGAAAGCTGATCAATCTATTACAAACTCTGCTAAGAAATCGCCAGTACCTAAGCACTCAGGAGCGTAATGCTTTGGTTATGGCTGGCTACAGCTTGCTTTCACATAAAGACAACTGGCAAGCTACCATTACTATTGCTGGAGAAAAAATTGAACATCAATCTAACCAAGCGTTTTATTATAAGCTTTCAGGTGATCAGTTAGCCAAGGCAATCTCTATTACCAGCCAAACAGATAAACCGCTATATGCATCATTTTATTATAGTGGCTATCCAATTGATCCTCCCAAACCGATGAATAACGGCGGGCTTGAGGTAAGCCGTAACTTCTACAGTCTAGATGGACAACCCATTCAACTTGATCAATTAAAAAGTGGCGATTTGGTCATTACTGAACTGGTGGTTAATAGTGACTATTATTCACGGGATATTTTGGTAGTAGACTTATTAGCAGCAGGGCTAGAACTAGAAAACCAAAGCCTTAGCCACAGCATAAAACTAGATCAAATCGAGATTAATGGTAAAACCATTGCTAAGTGGCATGAAAGTGTTGAGTTTAATCATGTCGAATATCGTGATGATCGCTTTGTAGCTGCAATCAATACCACCGGCTATGCATACGATAGCTACCATATCTTTTACTTAACCCGAGCAGTTACACCTGGAAAATATGCAGTTCCCCCTTCTTTAATTGAAGATATGTATCTACCTGAAAAAAGAGCAATAGGCAAAACACCTGACAAGCTAGAAATTATTAGTGAGTAA
- the pbpC gene encoding penicillin-binding protein 1C, whose product MKLKLLTKLIAVITILLLPIFLLFDWLFPLTLPQASDYTQVVVAEDGTPLRNFPNKAGHWQYPITIDQVSENYLTALIAYEDQYFYLHPGVNPIALVRAFWQNINNKKVISGGSTLTMQVARIIDPHQRSIPGKIKQIFRALQLEWHLTKKEILTIYLNNAPFGGTIIGIEAASYAYLGKSSQFLSDAEAALLTVLPQAPSRLRPDRHPERAEQARNKVLNRLQQFSLWTQERVKSAKLEPVYANKLAHHLNAPLLARRLAQPKHSKIQTLVDWQLQVTAETVVKDYVSQLPKKTSAAVLVVNNKTMAIKAYIGSADFTDTKRLGHVDMISAIRSPGSTLKPFAYAMALDEGLIHSASLLTDAPRLNKHYRPENFSQGFHGPVSATDALKRSLNIPAVQLLEHLSPENFAAQLQNAGLGLHLPNQSKANLAIILGGVGIKLEELVGNYRALAINGLAATPRLTADQPLQQRYLMSPGAAWIVRQMLTDQNYRSHQANYLPLVWKTGTSYGFRDAWAVGVSDHYTIGVWLGRPDGSPMPGHHGRITAVPLLKQIYQLLPYKKPYIKRPANVSEETICWPLGTSKNLQENQQYCYQTKQAFVLDKQVPPTLTNPDIIQNPLKLNVPINPNTGKRVSINCTSINYKLQQIVLWPRELDPWLPRKWQRHRLIPATDTDCKNVQPILANGVQINSIKDKTLIPAAKAKQIAINLSANGGIGKHLWFINGQLIAETTPKQAFQYEFTKAGKYQVSVVDSLGTTDMVSVKVKM is encoded by the coding sequence ATGAAATTAAAACTATTAACAAAACTAATAGCAGTTATCACAATTTTGTTATTACCTATTTTTTTACTATTTGACTGGCTTTTTCCTCTAACATTGCCACAAGCATCCGATTATACCCAAGTAGTTGTTGCTGAGGATGGTACACCTTTACGTAATTTCCCTAATAAAGCAGGTCACTGGCAATATCCAATCACAATAGACCAGGTTTCAGAAAACTATTTGACTGCATTAATAGCATATGAGGACCAATATTTTTATTTACACCCAGGCGTGAACCCCATTGCATTAGTTCGTGCTTTTTGGCAAAACATAAATAATAAAAAAGTTATTTCTGGTGGCTCTACATTAACTATGCAGGTTGCGAGAATTATTGATCCACATCAGCGCTCGATACCAGGTAAAATAAAGCAAATTTTTCGTGCACTGCAATTAGAATGGCATCTGACTAAAAAAGAAATTTTAACCATTTACCTAAATAATGCTCCTTTTGGGGGAACCATTATTGGTATTGAAGCAGCAAGTTATGCTTATTTAGGGAAGTCTAGTCAATTTTTATCCGATGCTGAGGCGGCTTTATTAACCGTTTTACCTCAAGCGCCTAGTCGCCTTAGACCCGACCGCCACCCAGAACGGGCAGAACAAGCTAGAAATAAAGTCTTAAATCGCCTTCAACAGTTTTCATTATGGACTCAAGAGCGAGTTAAATCAGCCAAACTAGAACCTGTTTATGCCAACAAACTGGCTCATCATTTAAACGCCCCCTTATTGGCCAGAAGGTTAGCTCAACCTAAACACAGTAAAATACAAACCTTGGTTGACTGGCAGTTACAAGTTACTGCTGAAACCGTAGTTAAAGATTATGTAAGTCAACTTCCCAAAAAAACTTCAGCAGCTGTTCTAGTTGTAAATAATAAAACCATGGCAATCAAAGCCTATATTGGCTCTGCTGATTTTACTGACACCAAACGACTAGGCCATGTCGATATGATTTCCGCGATTCGTTCCCCTGGCTCAACGTTAAAGCCTTTTGCTTATGCCATGGCATTGGATGAAGGATTGATTCATTCCGCGTCTTTACTTACCGATGCCCCTCGATTAAATAAGCACTACCGACCAGAAAATTTCAGCCAAGGGTTTCATGGCCCCGTATCTGCTACTGATGCATTAAAACGCTCATTAAATATTCCAGCAGTGCAATTATTAGAGCACTTATCACCAGAAAATTTTGCAGCTCAACTGCAAAATGCAGGTCTTGGTTTGCACCTCCCTAATCAGAGTAAGGCCAACCTAGCGATTATACTCGGAGGTGTTGGTATCAAGCTTGAAGAGTTAGTAGGTAATTATCGTGCCTTGGCAATAAATGGCCTGGCTGCTACACCCCGCTTAACCGCAGATCAACCACTGCAACAACGCTATTTAATGAGTCCAGGAGCAGCTTGGATTGTAAGACAAATGTTAACTGATCAAAATTACCGCTCACACCAGGCCAATTACTTGCCCTTAGTTTGGAAAACAGGCACTAGTTATGGATTTCGTGACGCATGGGCAGTTGGCGTGAGTGATCATTATACCATTGGTGTTTGGTTAGGCCGACCAGATGGCAGCCCAATGCCAGGCCATCATGGCAGAATCACAGCTGTGCCATTATTAAAGCAAATATATCAGCTACTTCCATACAAAAAGCCTTATATAAAACGCCCAGCAAATGTCAGTGAAGAAACTATTTGCTGGCCACTGGGCACTTCAAAAAACCTGCAAGAAAATCAACAATATTGCTACCAAACAAAACAGGCCTTTGTATTAGATAAACAAGTACCACCTACACTAACCAACCCAGACATTATTCAAAACCCTTTAAAACTAAATGTGCCTATTAATCCTAACACTGGCAAACGAGTCAGCATTAATTGCACCAGCATCAATTACAAGCTTCAACAAATTGTATTATGGCCTAGAGAGTTGGACCCATGGTTACCTCGAAAATGGCAACGGCACCGTTTAATTCCTGCTACTGATACAGACTGTAAAAATGTACAACCCATCCTAGCTAATGGTGTGCAAATTAATAGCATTAAAGATAAGACACTAATTCCTGCAGCTAAAGCTAAACAAATTGCTATTAACTTGTCAGCCAATGGCGGAATTGGCAAACACCTGTGGTTTATCAACGGTCAGCTAATTGCAGAAACCACACCTAAACAGGCTTTTCAATATGAGTTTACCAAAGCAGGTAAATATCAGGTTAGTGTAGTAGACAGTTTAGGTACAACCGATATGGTATCAGTAAAAGTCAAGATGTGA
- a CDS encoding MBL fold metallo-hydrolase, whose amino-acid sequence MFNKICLILLLGINLIAITAYAECHKADLAVQVLGSGGPIADDSRASSGYLIWSKNKSIALIDVGGGVFHRFGEAKAKIVDLQLIGITHFHTDHVADFPALLKSGFFINRKESLLVSGPAGGSRFPGLLEFMDALFNPKSGAFRYLSGYLSGKGGLFKAELLEIDNKSEQPTSVLKQEGLKVSSVGVNHWAIPTVGYLVEIGGRRIAFSGDQNGDNPAFLKLIQDADILFMAHAVPEKADPVAGRLHARPSVIGKLAKETNVKRLVLSHFMKRSLDTLDENIKIIKASYSGSVELAEDLKCFNLD is encoded by the coding sequence ATGTTCAATAAAATTTGCTTAATACTATTATTAGGTATCAATCTAATTGCAATTACTGCTTATGCAGAGTGTCACAAAGCGGATTTAGCTGTACAAGTACTTGGTTCTGGTGGTCCAATTGCAGATGATAGTCGTGCTAGTTCCGGCTATTTAATCTGGAGTAAAAATAAGTCAATTGCACTCATTGATGTGGGTGGTGGTGTTTTTCATCGCTTTGGTGAAGCAAAGGCAAAAATAGTAGACTTACAGTTAATAGGGATTACACACTTTCATACAGATCATGTAGCTGATTTTCCAGCCTTACTAAAAAGCGGTTTTTTTATTAATCGGAAAGAAAGCCTACTTGTTTCTGGTCCTGCAGGAGGCTCTCGCTTTCCTGGTTTGCTTGAATTTATGGATGCATTGTTTAACCCGAAGTCTGGTGCATTTCGATATTTATCCGGTTATCTCAGTGGTAAAGGTGGGCTGTTTAAAGCAGAGCTGTTGGAAATAGACAATAAATCAGAACAGCCAACCTCTGTTCTAAAGCAAGAGGGGCTAAAAGTATCAAGTGTAGGGGTTAATCATTGGGCGATTCCTACGGTTGGTTATTTAGTAGAAATAGGTGGTAGACGAATAGCTTTCAGTGGCGATCAAAACGGTGATAATCCAGCCTTTCTCAAACTAATTCAAGATGCTGATATTTTGTTCATGGCCCATGCGGTACCAGAAAAAGCAGATCCTGTCGCTGGAAGGTTACATGCCCGGCCATCAGTTATTGGCAAGTTGGCTAAAGAGACTAACGTTAAGCGGCTAGTACTCTCTCACTTTATGAAAAGAAGCTTAGATACCTTGGATGAAAATATAAAAATAATTAAGGCAAGCTATTCGGGGTCAGTTGAGTTAGCAGAAGATCTGAAGTGTTTTAACCTTGATTAG
- a CDS encoding NAD(P)/FAD-dependent oxidoreductase, with the protein MHSKDVVIIGAGAAGLMCAAQAGARGRSVLVIDHANKPGKKILMSGGGRCNFTNLYVEPDCFLSSNPHFCKSALKGYDQWAFISLVDQHQIPWHEKEEGQLFCDNNSKDILDMLLAEVTKVNATVEVLTQLKSVEKQVVGFKLELETLDKKKNIINTKVVLCQSLVIATGGPSIPTLGATGFGFQLAEQFGHKVHTYRASLVPFTWNNEDKPWFSELSGISLPITVVAKSGKQFTNQLLFTHRGISGPAILQISNYWQPGESVIINLCSNVEALAELKKRQQTDGKVQLKTVLNQWLPKRLTDKLMERYFDNKKLAELNSKEMSLIANQLNHWQFMPGGTEGYRTAEVTLGGVDTNDISSKTMESKLVESLYFIGEVLDVTGHLGGFNFQWAWASGYAAGKYA; encoded by the coding sequence ATGCATTCAAAAGATGTTGTAATAATTGGTGCTGGTGCAGCGGGGTTGATGTGTGCTGCTCAGGCAGGAGCCCGTGGCAGGTCCGTATTAGTAATTGATCATGCCAACAAGCCTGGTAAGAAGATTTTAATGTCTGGTGGTGGGCGCTGTAATTTCACCAACCTCTATGTTGAACCTGATTGTTTTTTATCCAGTAATCCTCACTTCTGTAAATCGGCATTAAAAGGATATGACCAGTGGGCCTTTATCAGTCTGGTTGATCAGCATCAGATTCCTTGGCATGAAAAAGAAGAAGGCCAGCTATTTTGTGACAATAACAGTAAAGATATTCTCGATATGTTACTCGCTGAAGTAACAAAGGTTAATGCAACAGTTGAAGTACTAACACAGTTAAAATCAGTGGAAAAGCAGGTTGTAGGCTTTAAGTTAGAACTTGAAACGTTAGATAAAAAGAAAAATATTATTAATACGAAAGTAGTATTGTGCCAGTCGCTGGTTATTGCCACGGGCGGGCCTTCTATCCCCACTCTGGGAGCAACAGGGTTTGGCTTTCAGCTAGCAGAGCAATTTGGCCATAAAGTGCATACCTATCGTGCTTCATTGGTACCCTTCACATGGAATAATGAAGATAAACCTTGGTTTTCCGAGTTATCAGGTATTTCCTTGCCTATTACTGTTGTTGCTAAATCAGGCAAGCAATTTACTAATCAACTGTTGTTTACCCATCGAGGTATAAGTGGTCCAGCTATTTTACAGATTAGTAACTATTGGCAGCCGGGTGAATCAGTCATAATTAATTTATGTTCGAATGTTGAAGCATTAGCAGAATTAAAAAAACGTCAGCAAACTGATGGTAAGGTTCAGTTGAAAACAGTGTTAAATCAATGGTTACCTAAACGATTGACTGATAAATTAATGGAACGCTATTTTGATAATAAAAAACTAGCTGAACTAAATAGCAAAGAAATGAGCTTGATTGCAAACCAGTTAAATCATTGGCAATTTATGCCTGGGGGCACTGAGGGGTATCGCACTGCAGAAGTGACCTTAGGAGGGGTAGATACAAATGATATATCTTCCAAAACAATGGAAAGTAAGCTAGTAGAGAGTTTATATTTTATTGGTGAAGTTTTGGATGTAACAGGGCATTTAGGTGGATTTAACTTCCAATGGGCATGGGCCTCGGGCTATGCGGCAGGGAAGTATGCTTAA
- a CDS encoding type 1 pili tip component, with protein sequence MKIRNLLELWGSPDKEQRTRKFYEIRLTQHDAAKVAAIADLYKGRSEQQIITDLLTAALDELEEAFPYQPGAKVVAHDEDGNPIYEDVGLTPQFISLTKQHLASMQSE encoded by the coding sequence ATGAAAATCCGCAACTTACTTGAGCTATGGGGAAGTCCAGACAAGGAGCAGCGCACTCGCAAGTTTTATGAAATTCGCTTGACCCAGCATGATGCGGCTAAAGTTGCAGCTATTGCTGACTTATACAAAGGCCGCTCAGAACAGCAGATAATAACCGACTTATTAACTGCCGCATTAGATGAGCTGGAAGAAGCTTTTCCTTATCAACCTGGCGCAAAAGTGGTTGCCCACGATGAAGATGGTAACCCAATTTATGAAGATGTTGGCTTAACGCCCCAATTTATATCACTGACAAAGCAGCATTTAGCAAGTATGCAATCAGAGTAA